One Eurosta solidaginis isolate ZX-2024a chromosome 1, ASM4086904v1, whole genome shotgun sequence genomic window, atgCACTTTTGTTATatcaaattcctgaaatcttgaataaaaagttatttgtttattttttattcgcaCGACTcagttaggtataaatagcgcccacaaaatttatctcgatgtactttatatttaaaaagtggttgaaaacgttttaaattaaaattaaaatacgtAATCATTTCGCGCCGCTGTTTGTCTTGCTTAGCTATCTTTTGACCTATACAAATGCGCAATTTCGTATTATAAATGGCCAAaatctttttatataaaaatcacgtgtcactttGTTTGTccacgatggactcctaaactactgaaccgattttgaatttgttttgcatacCTTGTGTAATTTGATAGGATTGAAAGATAGGATagattatatctcagtttatatttttattttattattttttaaccgATCGTATTACAAAACACATATatgtcgcaatattattttattgcaaattattTGTCTATTATTTAACAGTCacaatctatatacatatataaaaagaagtgtacattttgattgtcactccataactcgagaacggatagaaagattgccatgaaatttttagtttgatgtatacatttgcctatattagtatttacgatcgttttttcgggaagtagaccagagacggactttaactgggattaggactaggactgggactgagactcggagtgggactgggactgagactcggaaggggattggaacaaaatacataccaccctctgggacttgaaataagggatgaagaagaataagaagaacttgagagaagagaaaggagagaaggagactgagaaagagatataatgagacgaagatggagatagatgaagcgaaaaagacggagggaggagtgaatacaaagattaggaaaaagtgtagaggggtagggcagagttagacggaaaaagcttattaaaatgtatgcatatagatcaaatttagggcagaacaacgtctgccggttctgctagttatatgtatataaaagaaagtggtgttagatacactatttataactcaagaacggatgaaccgatttggttgaaaattggtggagatgcAGCTTAGAACCAGAAGACGGACAAAGGGTACttcttatcccgttctggatagggtcttgagatcaaaacgtggaacTGCATAATCCTGGgatgtatttgtacaatatgggcatcaaatggaagctgtttatgggtactttgatacggggtatttttcgtaccactgggtgactagggtctcttatttaagaactcatgagcttaacaccggcttataataattgaatattcagttattatgtttttctaagagaaactgaaaaacgtggaaccgggtacccctagaatgtgtttatagaatatggatatcaaatgaaagatgttgatgagtgctttagtatagggtaattttcatacctatttgtgattAGGGCCTCGAGACATAGGCCACAACGTGGATagcctaggatgtgtttttacattatgggtatcaaattgaagcagttgatgagtgctttagtacagagtatttttATACTTCCGGGTGACTAgggttcgagatataggccaaaacgtggacccgaataccctagaatgtgtgtgtagtatggatatcaaatgaaagctgttgctgagaaagctgttgctaagagctttaaagtaattttcattgtgatattcgatttagtcgcatgaaCCTGGAAAACTTCTAAATATACaggcgaagccgaaataaagaaattaataatacccacatacttataagtcctattcgatttgcctgaaatttggtacataaatttgcatatattagtatttacggtcctttttccaggaagtagactagagacggactgtgactgggattagaactaggactgggactcagatgggactagaacaaaatacataccaccctctgggactggcaataagggatgaaaaagaatgagaagaacttgagagaagagaaaagaggaaaggagaaggagactgagaaagagatagagtgagacgaatatagagatagatgaagcaaaaaagacggagggaggagtgaataaaaggattggaAAAGAGTGaggagggggagggcagagttagacggaaaaagcttattaaatgcagatagaccaaatttaggacagaacaacgtgtgccgggtctgctagtataaataTAAAGAACAGCACACATTCGGTGAAGGCAACTATATTTGCGTTGGTTCCATAGGTAGTATTAAGTCGGTGTTTACAACTGCGCAttgtgtaatatatgtatatagatcaGCGGAATCTCGTCATTCTAACTGGTGTAACCAATATTCGTGCAACAGGAAGAGGACAACAAGGAAATGTGGAGAATATACATTATGATTGTGATTATGATCAACAAACACGATTTATGGATGTAGCTGCGGTTAAAGTGGATATACCCTTTGCACTGAGTCATGCAGTACAAAGAATATTACTTTGCGATGATCGATTAGTACCGGGCTCAAAtccttttcaattttttccgTGAGGCTATGAATATCCATCCCCGTGAATTTTACTGACTGATAGGCAAATATATTTCTACACAGAAGGAGTTTGTTGAAGTTATAAAACATTACTAATTACtcacaaactaaaaaaaaatcttattgatTAGGAAACTATTCATAAAAGAGTATAGAAACCTATAAGAGCACTTAGCACACACACAAGAAGCATTTGAGACGCTGTTAACTCATTGTCGATCAATTAGGCGCTGTACCTAAGTTAGCACTAAACCAAAGAACAACATTTTGAATCTACGAATTTATTATCTTCTATAAGAAATATACATAGCTAGTTATATACTCAGATGAATATTCCTTTATGATATTAAAACACAAtcatatttgtttaaatattatatttccgATTGCTTTatgggggtcaattccctaactgtgaacaactgaaaaatgtacacttactgaaaactcatttgcacatacAAATACACCTTAAATTTTAATGCGATTCTGTAtagtattgtgcacattgttttgctgaatgtaaaagtcgtaTGTCAGTGCGATTttttcatcaaacgccatgaaaacaaaaaagtcattctgcagcagtgcgtatgagttttgaatgtcaaaaTAGTGTACACTAGTACGAAGTTTTCATCAgtaagtttttttgttcacagttttcctttacagaatcagaatttcacagtttacacaatttcttgtgcaCACTTTAAAGCTCACATTTAGCGTCTAGGGCCCCTTGTTTCACACTACAACTGCCTCTTGGACGCTTAAGATCTTCGACACTAAAAAAGAagttaaaagaaaaaacataCTTAGTATACGTTTGCAACTGATAACACATTTACACTAGACCCAAATGCATACTTCGGAATGAGTCATTTGAAAGAGTTTATATTGCCTTCACTAGCATTTCGCTTAACCTTCACTGCAAGACTCGACTTTGAATTGTATTGGCAGGCCAAATCAGtcataacatacataaatgcgACTTATATGAGGGAAATACATCACAAGTCGAGTTTTTCGCCAAAATAACGCATTTGGTGCAGTGTAAATGTGATATAAAGATATTCAAATCTCACTCATTTTGTAATTGTGTAATACGTCCCGTTAGCTGCTGTATTGCGGTACTCAAATTGTCCATCCTTCGTTAAAAtgtaaattgtataaaaattataaaaataaaataaaaaaataagtataaacagcagcaaacaaaaaaatagtagTTGCTATTTCTAACAAATTtcgtcaatgatatttcactttttctaatttctatattttaagaaaaaacttcaatgaaCTTCGGAACTGAAACTATGATAaccaatcttaaaaatgttttcgaaaaaattcgaaaattcaagatatttaaaaaaaaaatcgcacttaatatttgtagttttttaaattttttttccaagtgTGCAGTTTTATAGCCCAGTCAattctaaactcactttgtaaaAGTGATGGGATTCCCAAAATTCatattgattttaaaaaattttgtttaaaaaaaattcacactTTGCTTGGAGAAAAATCTTAAACAGCCTTCGAGAAAATATTAAAGTTTAAAATGGATTGGGCTAAAAAGTGCATACATactcaaaaaagttaaaaaaaagtgcaagcaaaaagttggaaattttcataaaattatttcgaatttttcgaaaacaatttttgaaattattttttgttattgatattagagaaaaattacaaaatctgCATACTGCGATGGGCActtggacatgtttctgaattttaatCGTTACATTTTCGGAAGCTGAGTTTTGAAATCGAAATccccaacattcatacttcatacttcACACTCAGCCATATAAATGCTCCACTGCACGCTTTGCGATTTGTCTATAAGTATTTCGTTTTTTATTCCTattacttttatacataattaggtacatatatatagggccgatttcaccaactcgacttaggctaaaacttagttgcaacttaagttagcccagatttgaggctaagtttttttcggtttcaccaacttagctaCTAAACCCATTTGACGTACAAAAACCCTatcatttgttttatatataagggggactcatgatagcatatgaacttataaggtgtaaaattatatccatttacacacgccgttatatgaacgcacctagtaatactattgataaacttgattgtttttcagctgtattatttccaaaaaaatttttttgattgttatacaaattaaaaaataccaagattaagtgaaaaatcaaaactaaaacgcctttacttgctgatgttggagatttttgatgaaaatgccgtctgtaatgtctgcaaggttgcattcctttgagtttaccgcgtttacacaatgaaatgtgcgcgtaaatttatacaaattagggggactcatgtaaccgtataaatgccttataaagtgtgtaaacgtataaatttatctagtttacgcacgagctgtcaaattttgtatgaaaaatcatttacacaatttgtataaatttacgcgcacatttcattgtgtaaacgcggtaaactcaaaggaatgcaaccttgcagacattacagacggcattttcatcaaaaatctccaacatcagcaagtaaaggcgttttagttttgatttttcacttaatcttggtattttttaatttgtataacaatcaaaaaaaattttttggaaataatacagctgaaaaacaatcaagtttatcaagagtattactaggtgcgttcatataaccgcgtgtgtaaatggatataattttataccttataagtttatatgctatcatgagtccccctattgtgtaaatgatttttcatacaaaatttgacagctcctgcgtaaactagataaatttatacgtttacacactttataaggcatttatacggttacatgagtccccctatagtAATATTTTTGGCTACGTTTTAATTACACGCCACCCAGTGAATTCACACAAtagcggggttgctatatttgcataatgaaataagtatcaatactgccatttaattcgactcaaaatttgtacctcggcaacactgttgaaagtcgagaataagccagctgacaggtaggctaatttgtgactcagctaagcattggtggtgaaacagaaaaattaaaaaaacatgacTTAACTAAGtcaagtcgagttggtgaaatcggcccaTAGTCTATATTTATTATCTAAATTGTATGGAATAATTTTGGGCTCTTTCAACGGAACTTGATCATTGAGATTATATATTCTAGCAGTGCAGTATAAGCAGTCTTtagctgttcactattatatcaattgCTAGTGAACTGCTGCACTGCTGCAAAATCCAATATCACTAATCAAGTTCCGTTGAACAAACCTAAAATTATTCcacaaagtttttataaaaaaccaAACCATAAAATTCACAgaagttttttctttaaatatcaaAAACAAGAAGCAGATGTTGCTTAATGAAATCCGATAAAcatttgccactgctatttttctattcGCTGCTGTATGCTAGTACacataattattaatatttttaccaAATTTGCTTACCAAATTTTCATGCTATGTACGATACAGTGAAATatgtaaaacaaaattattttaattataagtaaattttaataaaatacaaaattttttcatACGTTTGCAAATTTGCCTTCTCATTATTTGCGATTGCCTCTAGATTggtttttacatttttacattcaTTTCCATCGTCAAGATGTCCTATAAATGTGTCATCGGCTTGCAGAGTGTCGAATGAGGTAATCATTAAAGTAAATATTATTGCGTATAATAGACGACTCATCTTTAAAAAACTTTGAATTGAATGCATCTAAAAAGTTTGATTTGTAAGTTCGTTCGCTTTCGCAATCGATGTGGTGTGGCATGACATAATCCCAAGTGGCATAACTGCAAATTTTTTACTTGGGACTATGTCACCAGGCCCGACGACATGGAAGGGGGTATGGacgggattcccccgggcccgggctttctcagggggcccgcgatttagaggtactaagacatttttttttaattcaggagagtctttagttgtttcatgtgcgaatgtatgtttacatgaatccgaagtCGTAAAGTTTtggtggtgacactgatgaaggttcatcttcaaaaagtcttccaacaataccaccaactctgtaccaaagtccagattatttaagcgACTTCGATATAGGtcccgtgaataatgagtttttgcgatctgaagaagtcaacgaaataattcgtcgagatcatcaaaagtgtcctgttatttttccacgtgaatgtcatgacgaggcatttcctacctcgttgctaaacagaatcttgccaaatggagggaaagtggagcgtgactggttagtgtggagcgGCAGTAGCCATGCTTTTTATtgtctaccatgtcgtctgttaagcaccaatactttaaatcgacctaaaatttgttgtcctggcggatattcgaaattccatgtatagaagaagctatacgataaactgccatcacaggaaaatactcaagatcacattaaatgttatatttaatggcgatctttacaaaatctaattcaaaaggaggctacaattgatacccTTATCAAtcaacagctaatcactgaaactcaaaagtggaaagaaattttatatagaattttggacactattttatttttgggtaaaagaggcctagctttcaaaggcgaaagtatatatcgtGGTGAACGAGACAATGGACATTTTTgcgcatctaagatctcatagcCATTATGATCCggtacttagagatcatttggggaaagttaggatttcacaacagcaaaacaaacgtttacaagttcagtatctttccccagacattcagaacgagtagAAATTTGatcaaagcacgtgagggaaactatattagatcaaggcaagaaagccgagtattttgctattatcgttgatgctatgcctgatgctattcacgttgactacgttcattttgcgctaactcaaattttacaattcaagaacggtttttggctttcgtgaattgccatactctaggtaaacatgaaatcccattaaaagattgtcgtgcacaagggtacgataacggcgccaatatgaaaggagcttacagcgGAGCAGTAAATCACATTCTCGACAAGAACTCGAATGCttattactcgccttgtgcaacctacagtctcaatttatgtggtgttgatgctgcagaatgttgtagggctgcaattactttctacAGAGTTGTACAAAATTGtcttactattttcagcagcagtccacaacgacgggacatcctcaaaaaaatgtaccgaactctcttcatagtcttgCAGACAAAacccaaatttgactgcgcaagcatacagaaatgttgccggcaatctcaagtacatcaacaagttcgaatatatcgtgctgtcctcaatttggttcaaagtactgactaccattaatgaaagaaacgtggtcctccaagctagagacgccaccatagatgttgaggtccgacatctagatgccttattagctgatttgtagttgatcaggaaccaatgggaaacaattttaaacgaatgcaaaacagttgctattcaattcaacatctcgccaaagtttccggacattcgaaagagaaaacccaaaagacgttctgaagataatttaaatgagatgattacggatgattcagagtctggttttaaaaacaatacattcctggtgatcgttgattccgtacccagccagcattttttgaaaatttgtctcaaaaaatattcaaatatcatacccccagACGAttgaaaacgttcaaatttaaaagtattttttattcgaaAGTCAATGCATCGTCGTGAGAAAAGTGTACCTCAAATGgggttattcttgaataatcacttatgattcatatttccaaatgctttttatttatttttttttttcatcatatttGATATTTTTGGAAGATTGTGCTTTACTTgttttggaataacatttgattacttttcacaaTCATTTTTTGATCATATTTAAGAACATTTGTCAATCATATTAAATtatgttttggaatcatttgtgaatacgaTTACGATtaatttttccatcatatttaatatataattaAATACTATATAATAATCATACTTCACAGCGGATGAAAGCGCATCTGGAGAACTGCTAGGGGACATCTTAGGTTAGGAACAGCATTTACATTTCTTTAAGTCTtgaatatgttctttttttttttaattttatgattgaaaaaaatATGACCATATGAAGAAAAATCAGATTTTCTATGAAAAGTTTAGGTTCAACAAGTAAGACATTCATTATTTAGTCAACAAGGGTAGTCTGAAAAGATTAGGAAAGtagattgaaaaataattttaaattttggatcACCGAaggtaaacaaatttatttcaaaagttattccaaaatatgattgaaaaattggtTTCAGTTATTGAGTAAACTAATTTTATTATTCTctttgttcatttttataaaagcTTAAAACTTAATCAtcaaagttattcaaaaatcCTTTCAGAAAGtgatcaaaaaattattttcagtttttgatcattaaaagtaatatttttttattatttgttttcttcaattgtataaaaaatcagtATTTAGTCGCAAGGAGTACCAAATTGTATTgttatgtagggaaattcaaaatttattcactttaatgctgagtgggtaatcactggcattactgaacgatttgcagctatgagaaatttgcgcgagacgttttcctttttgtggcaatttgaagatatGGATGAAagtacggttcgggcgagcgcagcaaaattcgtcgaaaaatacaagtcggacatttctcaaatcTTAGAATgcaaaataattcacttgaaacacatttacgaagcaaatttttataaaggtctgtcaccattggaattgctaaatgccgtctaggttcaaaatctgtatacaattttccccaacatttgtgttgctttacgtatctttgcactatacctgtcactgtagctagtgcagttCCTTCAGCgtctttcaagaatcaaaaactttcattgatcgtgttcatctaaagagcgagttttaggacttgccacgctttgtgttgaatccgctaaattttgatattattataaaaaattttgtagcGAATAGAGCAAGAAAAGCCACattttgatatccgaaccttcgatattgaataattaaaatttataatcatcattaaatttatcagaaatgtattaaaatgttaccaaataactagaaaagattatttcaaacaatacgtggctgttaaaagagaattttgtttctacgttacaataaaatagtataaatagttaatattctgtgttaattttattttcagctcttagtgcAAAAGTCATTTAGTTAGGTTTTTTGATGTAATTCATCAATAATtgttcatgaatgagacgtcattaattcaaattaatcaaatgtattagtgaattttttatagggggcccgtaaattgtttagtcccgggcccggattttctctctacggccctgtatgTCACTGGCCATCAGATGCCATAATACCAATCGGGATAATGTCACTCTGGAGCCTTGAAAGAAGAATATTAAAATTGATAAaccaaaattttttacttttttaaattaaaaattttcaatttaaaataaatcaCAAAAAATTTTCCGAGTATGTATTACTAAATTCTGCACATAAATTTTGTTAGAAATACCTTTGAGATAATGTTATTGTTACTTGGGATTATGTCAACCCCACTACAGTGTTATAAATCCGAAGCAAAAAACTGTGGTTATATGAATGCAGTAGGTGAGTTCAAGTAAAAAATTTGGCGCTATGCCACTTGGGACTACTTCATATCACCAATCGCTTATCAATACAATTATAATTCAAGTGACTTACTGATTACAAAGCTTACTCATCAGTTAGAGTGCGGTTGTACCTATAATAAGAGCATATTATGAAAAAAGTTCACCGGGTTCCACAACTTTATTTGGGTAAAATCAAAATTTTCGTCCGCAGACAGCATTTACACTCCGAACACGAAGCGAGTAGTGCCGGGGTTGGTGAGCGATACCAAAATCGAATAGGCACGAAGACTTTCAGCTATGCTACTAATTGCAAGTAGAGCGATTGTGGTATGGCTTAAAACAATTTTCGATGGGTGCAAAAGGccgaatcatgtaccgcactatTGTAGAACTGCTTGTGTAGTTGTCTTACCAAAGGAGGGGAAGATCTGTCATATCTATCCAAAAGACTACAAGCCCATTACTTTAAAACTCTTTCTGTCCAAAACCTTTGGgaagctgatagatgtgtacacaaaGTCCAAGATAGATGGAAAACTATTCTCCACAACACAAtatgcgtacaccaaaagcaaATTGGTAGCACTACATAGGGTGATTATAAACATAAAGAAAGGCCTGTAATAAGAGGAGTAAGCCTTAGGAgtcattgccggggctttcaacaatgtctatcTTATGAAGTACATCCAGCGATAAAcgaatggatcggctgcatgttaaattgcaagaAAATTACTTCACACTGGGGGTTGTATGAtaccacgaaatcagtggacaggagcACGACGCAGCACGGGGTGTTACCACCTCTACTGTGGATGCTCGTCATCAACCAACTTCTCAGGCGGTTCGATGAGGAACCCGTCAAACGTACGGCATACGCATATaacgttgcagttgtcataagtgaAGAGTGCCTTCCAAAAATTAGCTCCTTGATGGATCAGGCGCTTTGAAATACACATACCTGGGCAACTAATGTTGGATTGAGCGCCAACGCGGAGAAACCGGATATGGTATTATTTACTAAGAGCTACAAAATTGAtgctaggaggggtgaccctgcaggagaaaccgTGCACTTAATGTCTAGGAActattctagacagtaagttatcgtggaaactcaacgtggaggagatagTAGAGAAGCTCTCGGCGATATTTTATGCCTGCACACTGCTTTCTGATTTCACATGCTTATAAGCTAGGCCTCGTCAGCTACAGAGTTGCCAGATCCTGAGGTGGCAATCAAGCTAAGTCCTATAAagcctctagtatttgccaaatggacggagttattctataacataagtcctgggcCGGAATTACGTATTACGATCCGTGattgaaactcattttttaaatcataatAGCTCTGAAAAGGTGGATCGGATAAATAGCATATTTGACCTAGCGacatagtactcgttagatccagatttattataatttaaaaaaaaagtttgatagttgcatagttatcgctcgAGTGAAAATGGTCAGGCAATATCCCGAGTCGCTACGTCGccttttcagtcactgatcgtagcACGTAATATGGGCCTTAGTAACTATGTGGGTTTTTTCCGTCTGGGcaccaaacaaattctggtaacagtaTGGATACGTTCAGTCTATGggaggtctttattgatcggccagttccACCTAACCTGAGGAGAACATAGTAAACGTTAGTTTTCTCGGGATACGCTCTAATGTATATATGCATTTTCAGCTGTTGAAAAAGACAGCAAAACGCAAATGACATTAGGGACTTTCACCAAACACAACTGTTGAGCAACCATTGAGTAATTAATTTTTTGAGGCACcgttaatatttttaattaactCAACAGTTTGAAGCTTAAGTCAAATTACTGATTATGCTACATTCACATTTTGGGTTTTGATCGGCTGTGTGGCAGTTATACGAGTATGACATTTGAAGTGTAAAAGAGCCCCTATGGTTGGATTCAACACTCACATCTGACAAATGATGCTTTGGCAACATGTTTCCATCAGTTGAGTGATAGAAACTATATATTTATTTACCCTCACTACGGTAAGCACCTTGCCGATGGTGTGAAGCCTTAGCCGAAATCCATAGCGTCCTACTACGTTCCTCATAGAAAAGCGGAGACTTGTCAGTGACGTAGAACAACTAATCCCTTGCTTCCGCGGTGTTTCATGGAACTTATCTATTGAATGATCTGTAGCCAGGGGGTTTATTTGGCTAAACTTCATCAAAGCCTTCCCAATACCGGGCCAGTTCGGAAAGTAACAGTTGACTTAACACAGTATGAGGCGTTGCTTTGGAGACTTTTATTTTTACTCTGCGTTGTCAGGATGGTACCTTGATAAGGAGGAGTAGAGAAGGAGAATGAAATGACAAGTTAATGAAAAATAAAACTTTGCGGAGAACGGAGAAAAAGTGTACACTAGAGTACGAATTAGAGAGATTAAAAGAGCCCCTCACAATACAATCTACCATCCTACAGCACTATAAATGACTTGGGGCAATGAATATTTATTTTGGGCTCGTGAAGTGGCAGAAGGGTTTTGCTGCAAGGAACCCTCGGTACCGCATCCGTTATGAAGAGAAATAAGTTTCGATCGTCTGAAGGTGATAAGCTTGTTTTTAATAGCCAAAACGGAACTAAGGTCAGGGCAGTGAGGCTGCAGAGCAGTTGTGTCTTCGTGCCCATTTCGCCTAGGCAGTACAGAGCTGGTACATTGCCCTTGGAACCTCACTTTAGTGTACGAACACGGAATGAGCGATGTCCAGCGAGTGAGCG contains:
- the LOC137243316 gene encoding uncharacterized protein isoform X2; the encoded protein is MHSIQSFLKMSRLLYAIIFTLMITSFDTLQADDTFIGHLDDGNECKNVKTNLEAIANNEKANLQTMDNLSTAIQQLTGRITQLQNDVEDLKRPRGSCSVKQGALDAKCEL
- the LOC137243316 gene encoding uncharacterized protein isoform X1, with product MHSIQSFLKMSRLLYAIIFTLMITSFDTLQADDTFIGHLDDGNECKNVKTNLEAIANNEKANLQTMKIWMDNLSTAIQQLTGRITQLQNDVEDLKRPRGSCSVKQGALDAKCEL